The proteins below come from a single Papaver somniferum cultivar HN1 chromosome 11, ASM357369v1, whole genome shotgun sequence genomic window:
- the LOC113323146 gene encoding 60S ribosomal protein L21-2-like: MPAGHGLRSRTRDLFSRPFRKKGYIALTTYLRTFKIGDYVDIKVNGAIHKGMPHKFYHGRTGIVWNVTKRAIGVEINKQVRGHILKKRIHVRIEHVQPSRCREEFKLRKVQNDKLKAEAKARGEKISTKRQPEGPKPGFMVEGATLETVTPIPYDVVNDLKGGY, encoded by the exons ATGCCTGCTGGTCATGGGTTACGATCTAGAACAAGAGATTTGTTCTCACGTCCATTCAGGAAGAAGGGTTACATTGCTCTTACCACTTACTTGAGAACTTTCAAGATCGGTGATTATGTTGATATCAAGGTTAATGGTGCTATTCACAAGGGCATGCCTCATAAGTTCTACCATGGACGTACTGGTATTGTCTGGAATGTTACCAAGCGTGCTATTGGTGTTGAAATTAACAAACAG GTTCGTGGTCACATTTTAAAGAAGAGGATCCATGTGAGGATTGAACATGTTCAGCCATCAAGGTGCAGAGAAGAGTTCAAGCTGAGGAAGGTTCAGAATGACAAGTTGAAGGCTGAGGCTAAAGCTAGAGGTGAAAAGATTAGCACCAAGAGACAACCCGAGGGACCTAAACCTGGTTTCATGGTTGAAGGAGCAACACTTGAAACTGTTACTCCCATTCCATATGATGTCGTCAATGATCTTAAAGGCGGGTATTAG
- the LOC113324479 gene encoding uncharacterized protein LOC113324479, producing MVISLCGRNFQDKSADEGYRFLHEVAEKTLEWDVKEPIIKSIPNKSGVHRVDIKFDSDAKIAAMARRIESLEQSQFSSKPFVEHSFDDNVREKANALYQDNRQRFEPYSNTYNPGWSRHPNSSWSKGQYQDQPSINMSSGFTQTDPSLVESLKLLTHNTLQLSQDMRQFAQFQQNSSQFQQTTQRSITNLEHQIGQLSSQLNARDKGTFPNQPRPSAKATFEVNQSGFTPSDHVHAITTLRSGRLIGNQDPNLEENEKVRDSSSTTQDTPSNNNEISLNEKDEPEVSYIPRAPFPQILLPKTKETQNSEILEVFKQVKVNILLLDAIRQIPPYATVLKDLCTVKRRLNVKKKSFLIEQVSSIITYNTPPKYKDPGCSTISCVIGDQAIKHALVDLGASVNLLPYCVYKQLGLGELKPTSVTLRLVDRSIYKST from the coding sequence ATGGTAATATCATTATGCGGGCGTAATTTTCAGGACAAGAGTGCTGACGAGGGGTATAGATTTTTGCATGAGGTAGCTGAAAAAACTCTGGAATGGGACGTTAAGGAACCTATTATCAAATCTATACCTAATAAGAGTGGTGTGCACAGAGTTGATATCAAGTTCGACTctgatgccaaaattgctgctatggCAAGGAGAATTGAGTCTTTAGAACAAAGTCAGTTTAGTTCCAAACCATTTGTAGAACATTCCTTTGATGATAATGTCAgagagaaagccaatgctctctatcaGGACAATCGCCAACGATTTGAACCTTACTCGAACACATATAACCCAGGGTGGTCGAGACACCCTAACTCTTCATGGTCTAAGGGTCAATATCAAGACCAACCAAGTATCAACATGTCATCGGGTTTCACACAAACAGATCCTAGTTTGGTAGAGAGTCTAAAGTTGCTGACACATAACACTCTACAACTTAGTCAGGACATGAGGCAATTTGCTCAATTCCAGCAAAATTCCTCTCAATTCCAGCAGACTACCCAAAGGTCGATAACAAATTTGGAGCATCAAATAGGGCAACTGTCTAGCCAGCTGAATGCGAGGGATAAGGGAACCTTCCCTAATCAGCCTCGCCCAAGTGCAAAAGCTACATTTGAGGTGAACCAATCTGGATTCACACCTTCGGATCATGTTCATGCCATCACCACTTTGAGAAGTGGTAGATTAATAGGTAACCAAGATCCGAATcttgaagaaaatgagaaagtgaGGGACTCGTCCTCTACTACACAGGATACTCCTTCTAACAATAACGAAATCAGTTTGAACGAGAAGGATGAGCCTGAGGTTTCCTACATTCCTCGTGCTCCCTTTCCTCAAATATTGTTACCTAAAACTAAAGAAACTCAAAACAGTGAGATTTTAGAAGTGTTCAAGCAAGTTAAAGTTAACATTCTGTTGCTTGATGCCATTAGACAGATTCCACCTTATGCTACAGTTTTGAAAGATCTTTGCACTGTGAAACGCAGGTTGAATGTGAAGAAGAAATCCTTTCTCATTGAACAGGTCAGTTCCATTATCACATATAATACACCGCCGAAGTATAAAGATCCTGGTTGTTCGACCATATCATGTGTTATTGGCGACCAGGCCATTAAGCATGCATTGGTAGATTTAGGTGCAAGTGTGAATCTCCTTCCATATTGTGTGTATAAGCAGCTTGGGTTAGGTGAACTTAAACCTACTAGTGTTACACTTCGTCTTGTTGATAGGTCGATCTATAAAAGTACATAG